A genome region from Bufo gargarizans isolate SCDJY-AF-19 chromosome 2, ASM1485885v1, whole genome shotgun sequence includes the following:
- the METAP2 gene encoding methionine aminopeptidase 2: MASVVVVRESSGVENGGSHVNGELEEDEVAAAGDSTAAKKKRKKKKKKAGQEPEKEAGAAAAPIIDEVTKQLDKQTLENKDEEEEDGEGEGDGGKKKKKKKKKKGAKCQTDPPSIPICDLYTNGVFPKGQECEYPPSQDGRSAAWRTTSDEKKALDQASEEIWTDFRQAAEAHRQVRKYVMSWIKPGMTMIEICEKLEDCSRKLIKENGLYAGLAFPTGCSLNNCAAHYTPNAGDTTVLQYDDVCKIDFGTHINGRIIDCAFTVTFNPKYDKLLEAVKDATNTGIKCSGIDVRLCDVGEAVQEVMESYEVEIEGKTYQVKPIRNLNGHSIGPYRIHGGKTVPIVKGGEATRMEEGEVYAIETFGSTGKGVVHDDMECSHYMKNFDVGHVPIRLPRAKHLLNVINENFGTLAFCRRWLDRLGESKYLMALKNLCDLGIVDPYPPLCDIKGSYTAQFEHTILLRPTCKEVVSRGDDY; encoded by the exons ATGGCGAGCGTCGTGGTTGTACGGGAGAGCTCCGGGGTGGAGAACGGGGGTTCGCATGTGAACggagagctggaggaggatgaagtGGCGGCTGCAGGGGACAGCACGGCCGCcaagaagaagaggaagaagaagaagaagaaagccg GACAAGAGCCCGAGAAAGAAGCCGGCGCCGCAGCAGCCCCCATCATTGATGAGGTGACGAAACAGCTGGACAAGCAGACTCTGGAAAacaaggacgaggaggaggaag ATGGCGAAGGTGAAGGAGATGgtgggaagaagaagaagaaaaagaagaagaagaaaggag CCAAATGTCAAACCGACCCGCCATCTATTCCAATTTGTGATCTCTATACAAATGGTGTGTTCCCCAAAGGACAGGAATGCGAGTATCCTCCGTCTCAGGATGG ACGCTCTGCTGCGTGGAGGACAACCAGTGATGAAAAAAAGGCACTAGACCAGGCCAGTGAGGAGATATGGACAGACTTTAGACAAGCTGCTGAAGCTCATAGACAAGTGAGGAAGTATGTCATGAGTTGGATCAAGCCAGGCATGACCATGATTGAAATCTG TGAAAAGCTGGAAGACTGCTCTCGCAAGCTTATCAAGGAAAATGGACTGTATGCCGGCCTTGCGTTCCCAACAGGCTGCTCCTTAAACAACTGCGCAGCCCACTACACTCCTAATGCTGGTGATACCACCGTCCTGCAATATGATGATGTCTGCAAAATAGATTTTGGAACCCATATCAATG GTCGTATAATTGACTGTGCTTTCACTGTAACCTTCAATCCAAAGTATGACAAGTTGCTAGAGGCTGTCAAAGATGCAACAAACACTGGGATAAAG TGTTCTGGCATTGATGTCCGCTTATGTGATGTTGGTGAAGCAGTCCAAGAAGTTATGGAGTCATATGAGGTTGAAATTGAAGGCAAGACTTATCAAG TGAAACCaataaggaatttgaatggcCATTCCATTGGACCTTACAGAATACATGGTGGAAAAACTGTACCCATTGTGAAAGGTGGAGAAGCAACACGAATGGAG GAAGGTGAGGTGTATGCAATAGAAACATTCGGCAGTACTGGAAAGGGGGTTGTTCATGATGACATGGAATGTTCTCACTACATGAAGAACTTTGATGTGGGACATGTGCCAATTAG GCTTCCACGAGCAAAACACTTGCTGAATGTCATCAATGAGAATTTTGGCACTCTTGCTTTCTGCCGCAGATGGCTAGATCGTCTTGGAGAGAGTAAATACTTAATGGCACTAAAGAACCTGTGTGATTTGGGTATAGTAGACCCCTACCCACCACTCTGTGACATCAAAGGCTCTTACACAGCACAATTTGAGCACACCATACTATTGCGCCCAACCTGCAAGGAAGTTGTGAGCAGAGGAGATGATTATTAA